The following is a genomic window from Desulfosoma caldarium.
ACGCACCTTTTCGGCGGCTTTGTGAGCCTCATCCTTTTTGCTTTTTTAACCAACCTTCTTTTGGGACAGTTCAAGGCGGGGTTCGTGGGCCAGCCCGTGGCCCATACGCAGCATTTTTGGAACTTCGCAGGCATGGCTCTGGCCGGCTTGGCCTTTGCCCTGGCCGGCGGGTGCCCGGGACGTCAGCTCTTTTTGGCCGGCGAAGGTGATGGGGATGCCGCCGTGTTTGTCATAGGCATGCTGGTGGGAGCAGCCTTTTCCCATAACTTCGGATTGGCCAGTTCGCCCCAGGGCATCGGGCCACACGGTATGGCTGCCGTTATTGTGGGCTTTGCCGTATGTCTGTGGATCGGCTTGACCCTGCGAAAGAAGACGGTTTAAGGAGGAAAGATATGGCCACGACGGTGGATGCCAGAGGATTTTCATGCCCGCAGCCCGTGCTCATGACCTTGCAAGCCATCAAGGCGACGCAGCCTGGGGAACTGGTCGTGCTTGTGGACACCGACACGTCCAAGGAAAATGTGATGCGCGCCGCTCAGAGCCAAGGCTATGTGGTGAAAGACGTGAGCCAGGAAGGCGAAGGGTATCGCATTCATATTCAGCGGGGTTGATAACCCGAGAGGCTAACGAATTCATGCTGGGTTTTTTGAAAAAGCTCGTTTTCAAAAAGTCCAAAAAGCCTCAAGGGCCTTTGACCGATCGCGGGCTTCTGGTTTTTGAAAACACCAGCGAAGTCATTCAGGCGGAAAAGCACCTTCGATCCCGCGGCTTCCCCGTGACCGTCAAAGGCCCTCCACCGGAAATTCAAAAGGGATGCGATCTGGTGATTGAGTTTCCCCTTATGGAAAAACTCACCCTCGAACGGGTTCTTGCGGCAGCCGGTCTGCCTCCACTGGCCGTCGTGCCCGTGACCGCCCCGCTTCTGGAACCCGTCAACCTTTTTCACACCAAAGACTACGGCGCTTACCTCATGGTGCGGGCGGCCAACATGAAAATCACCGTGGACAAAAACTCCTGGCGCATCGTGAACATTTCCGGCGGAGGTTGCCCGGATGTGCCCTATCTTGCCGACGCCCTCGTGGGAAAAACCCTGTTTGAGGCGCCTCAGCCCCGGGACCTAGGGCACACCCTGTGCGGTTACGCTCTTCAGTTGGCCTATGAGGAACTTCGGCGCCAATGCTTCTGATCGTCGGAACGGTCCCCAATCCTTCCCTGCCCTTGGTGCACGGCTCGGTGCGTCTGGAAAACGACGCACTTCGTGTCGAAAACCATCGGCTGCCCATCGGCCGAGGCACACCGGCGCTGGCTGCCGCGGCCGCCGTCATACGGCGTCGACGTGGCGGCGAGGAGGTTTTCGTCCTCCTTGCCGGAGACATTGGCCGAGGGGACGGCAGTCGTGCCGTCTATGAGTACCTGGTCAAGAACCTCCGTGTCCTTTCCGTGGATGTTTTGGTTTTTCACTATCTTCAACCCGACGTGGACTGGCACAACAAGGTGCTCTTTGCCGTCGACGATATGCCACGGCGCCCTCGACTCATCGCCGATGCCGGCTACATGTATGCGGCCAAAATGAGTGGGCAGGCAGCAGCCTACGAC
Proteins encoded in this region:
- a CDS encoding sulfurtransferase TusA family protein — its product is MATTVDARGFSCPQPVLMTLQAIKATQPGELVVLVDTDTSKENVMRAAQSQGYVVKDVSQEGEGYRIHIQRG
- a CDS encoding DUF3343 domain-containing protein, giving the protein MLGFLKKLVFKKSKKPQGPLTDRGLLVFENTSEVIQAEKHLRSRGFPVTVKGPPPEIQKGCDLVIEFPLMEKLTLERVLAAAGLPPLAVVPVTAPLLEPVNLFHTKDYGAYLMVRAANMKITVDKNSWRIVNISGGGCPDVPYLADALVGKTLFEAPQPRDLGHTLCGYALQLAYEELRRQCF